A genome region from Bacillaceae bacterium IKA-2 includes the following:
- a CDS encoding DUF1805 domain-containing protein, whose product MLEMEPIMIDGHQFTAVQMKLPKTNLMAVTNNKGYIMCGALDVALFNSNQKLRERKIIAGRAVGVRTIEQLINAPLESVTLAAEELGITAGMKGRDALLKML is encoded by the coding sequence ATGCTTGAAATGGAACCGATCATGATTGATGGCCATCAGTTTACGGCCGTGCAAATGAAATTGCCGAAAACAAATTTAATGGCTGTAACGAATAATAAAGGTTATATCATGTGTGGAGCGTTAGACGTAGCTCTTTTTAATAGTAATCAAAAGTTGAGGGAACGAAAAATTATTGCTGGCAGGGCTGTTGGAGTTAGGACTATTGAACAATTAATTAATGCTCCTTTGGAATCAGTGACATTAGCTGCCGAAGAATTAGGAATAACTGCTGGTATGAAGGGTCGAGACGCTTTATTAAAAATGCTGTAA
- a CDS encoding bifunctional UDP-sugar hydrolase/5'-nucleotidase, producing the protein MGTTEIQILHTNDLHSHLEQWPKMISLINEKRYLAKLKGCEVLVFDIGDHSDRVHPITEATLGKANVELMNEVGYHSATIGNNEGITLSKESLSELYERANFPVLVANLFHENGERPDWLKPYEIIKMTKDLTVGVIGMTIPFKPFYHALGWLIEDPFQSLPAIIKTVREQADIVIFLSHLGLNFDEQVANQIAGIDIILGAHTHHVLESGMFVNESIIHQAGKFGQYVGQLSITYDNETKKITGYEAKCVVVNDFPADHETEKKIAILQVKEQKNLEEKVTSIEEGLPVSWLKSSPFAVLLAAALKDWCGGEIGMVNSGTLLDSLKAGPVTKADLHRVCPHPINPCKVEISGAILKETIQYVLSEEIIYKEIRGFGFRGKVFGFMEFDGVTYEMKLLNDGLTHITNIKINGRPINLKRTYEVATLDMFTFGHLFPAISAAKIKKYYMPELLRDLLAWKLKKSN; encoded by the coding sequence TTGGGTACTACTGAAATTCAAATTTTACATACAAATGATTTGCATAGTCATTTAGAGCAGTGGCCAAAAATGATTTCATTAATCAATGAAAAGCGATATTTAGCTAAACTAAAGGGTTGTGAGGTATTAGTTTTTGATATTGGTGATCATTCTGACCGGGTTCATCCGATAACTGAAGCTACTTTGGGGAAGGCAAATGTTGAGCTAATGAATGAAGTAGGCTATCACAGTGCAACAATTGGAAATAATGAAGGGATAACTCTTTCAAAAGAGTCGCTAAGTGAGCTTTACGAACGAGCAAACTTTCCTGTTTTAGTTGCAAATTTGTTTCATGAGAATGGTGAACGTCCTGATTGGCTAAAACCGTATGAGATCATTAAAATGACGAAGGATTTAACCGTTGGAGTGATCGGTATGACAATTCCCTTCAAGCCTTTTTATCATGCATTGGGTTGGCTAATTGAAGATCCGTTCCAAAGCTTACCGGCAATTATCAAAACTGTTCGTGAACAGGCGGATATTGTCATTTTTTTATCTCATCTAGGATTAAATTTTGATGAACAAGTAGCGAATCAAATTGCTGGAATAGATATTATTTTAGGAGCACATACCCATCATGTTCTTGAAAGTGGAATGTTTGTGAACGAATCGATTATTCATCAAGCAGGGAAATTTGGTCAGTATGTTGGTCAGCTTTCGATTACATATGATAATGAAACAAAGAAAATCACTGGTTATGAGGCCAAATGTGTTGTCGTGAATGATTTTCCAGCTGATCATGAAACAGAAAAAAAAATTGCGATCCTGCAAGTAAAGGAACAGAAAAATCTTGAAGAAAAAGTTACTTCTATTGAAGAAGGACTGCCTGTTTCTTGGTTGAAATCAAGTCCGTTTGCTGTATTGCTAGCGGCAGCTTTAAAAGATTGGTGCGGGGGAGAAATCGGGATGGTTAATTCAGGGACTTTGCTGGATAGCTTAAAAGCAGGTCCTGTAACCAAAGCAGATTTACATCGCGTTTGTCCCCACCCGATCAATCCGTGCAAAGTTGAAATCAGTGGCGCCATCTTAAAGGAAACGATTCAATATGTTCTTTCTGAAGAAATTATTTATAAAGAAATTAGAGGATTTGGATTTAGAGGTAAAGTTTTCGGCTTCATGGAGTTTGACGGCGTAACATATGAAATGAAACTACTGAATGACGGTTTAACTCATATTACAAATATAAAAATAAATGGGCGGCCAATAAACCTTAAACGCACATATGAGGTAGCGACCTTGGATATGTTTACATTTGGTCATCTGTTCCCGGCTATATCAGCAGCAAAAATAAAAAAATATTATATGCCAGAGTTGCTAAGAGATTTATTGGCGTGGAAGCTGAAAAAAAGTAATTAG